One part of the Nostoc sp. PCC 7120 = FACHB-418 genome encodes these proteins:
- a CDS encoding glycoside hydrolase family 15 protein, protein MKTATELQARLEYYYQQIKTVIMIRQNPITGLLPASTAITAHGDYTDAWVRDNVYSILAVWGLALAYRKVDEDQGRTYELEHSVIKLMRGLLFAMMRQAHKVEQFKQTQSPLDGLHAKYNTATGDIVVGDDEWGHLQLDATSIFLLMLAQMTASGLQIIYTIDEVNFVQNLVYYIGRAYRTPDYGIWERGNKINHGNAELNASSVGMAKAALEAMNELDLFGVRGSQASVIHVLPDEIARTRSTLESLLPRESASKEIDAALLSIISYPAFAVEDAQLRERTLNEIINKLQGKYGCKRFLRDGHQTVLEDTQRLHYEPWELKQFEHIECEWPLFFTYLALDGLFCDDSKQAQFYQEQLEKLLIERDGVSANIGHSLRLLPELYYVPAENVEAEKLAPQTQPRLPNENVPLVWAQSLYYLGQMLSEGLLAVGDVDPLGRHLTIGKKREALVQIVLLAEDEDLQAQLAVHGIETQTPKQVAPIQVRQASELSTIYTQIGRNDKLGLTGRPVRRLRSLTTSRVFRLRGETIVFLPSFLDSQQFYLTLDYHFLVDQIRSELAYIQKYWSDLGRPILTLMLTHTMLETGSQALLELMQELKDGVCNGVAVKLGRLNQLMLTGAIQRIDFLQDVEFYQSAVQDAGKRCYYLAYHPGKNWRLGHSQEFQVEYETNLDFLLSSLRASENLYEQIELLQTLTRLQGLEFDTGFGTNQRVTVADLLDEVYTKAGELGFWAVVRRAAGLRQMVDIGLTDAVTSILIRGKQIAVGRAYSEASLISVPMPHNEIADKINHFCREDIRDRVLTQEVLIYLGILIRSQTESFQGLLTLRVGYLILLITSELAQELKVTQDEAYERLMELPPFEVKTRLQQVLTAYPGMSQLLRQQESLHVKQKVTDIDWVILPAISEEMEVPIGGWRRFRQAEGALNRVPKNFFQQVWLIMQHCKGLVIGDKLERRNRLDSDVILSEMTAGEKNFALRIEHLLNKIEAPEYRQVNIEALMELAAIASRNPNLQIEEYIVLDVLIGHAVRLAWLEQHPERGDRYDEDKASAWRSFYNTSPKECATYILEAFKFLTEFVK, encoded by the coding sequence ATGAAAACAGCCACCGAATTACAAGCTCGACTGGAATATTACTACCAGCAAATCAAAACCGTGATTATGATACGTCAAAATCCCATCACTGGTTTGTTACCTGCGAGTACAGCAATTACTGCCCACGGTGATTATACAGATGCTTGGGTCAGAGATAATGTTTACAGCATTTTGGCAGTTTGGGGTTTAGCGCTGGCGTACCGTAAGGTGGATGAAGACCAAGGGCGTACCTATGAATTAGAACACAGCGTCATTAAGTTAATGCGTGGGTTGCTGTTTGCGATGATGCGACAGGCGCACAAGGTAGAACAATTTAAACAAACTCAGTCACCTTTGGATGGGTTACACGCCAAATACAACACCGCTACTGGTGATATTGTCGTAGGTGATGATGAATGGGGACATTTGCAATTAGATGCCACATCTATATTTTTATTGATGCTGGCACAGATGACTGCTTCCGGATTGCAGATAATTTACACCATTGATGAAGTCAACTTTGTCCAAAATTTAGTTTATTACATCGGCCGAGCTTACCGCACACCAGATTATGGTATTTGGGAACGGGGTAATAAAATTAATCATGGCAATGCTGAGTTAAACGCCAGTTCTGTAGGTATGGCAAAAGCTGCCTTAGAAGCGATGAACGAACTGGATTTGTTTGGTGTGCGGGGTAGTCAAGCATCAGTAATTCATGTGCTACCCGATGAAATCGCTCGCACTCGCAGCACTCTAGAATCCTTATTACCTAGAGAATCTGCTTCTAAAGAAATTGATGCAGCTTTGTTAAGTATTATTAGCTATCCAGCGTTTGCGGTAGAAGATGCACAATTGAGAGAACGCACCCTCAACGAGATTATCAACAAACTCCAAGGCAAATACGGCTGCAAACGCTTTTTACGTGATGGACACCAAACCGTTTTAGAAGACACCCAACGTCTGCACTACGAACCTTGGGAACTAAAACAGTTTGAGCATATAGAATGCGAATGGCCATTATTTTTTACTTATTTAGCCCTTGATGGGTTATTTTGTGATGATTCAAAACAAGCGCAATTTTATCAAGAGCAGTTAGAAAAGTTACTCATTGAGCGTGATGGCGTATCGGCCAACATAGGTCATAGCTTACGTTTATTACCAGAATTGTATTATGTTCCCGCCGAAAATGTGGAAGCGGAAAAGTTAGCCCCCCAAACTCAACCCCGTTTACCAAATGAAAATGTACCTTTAGTTTGGGCGCAGAGTTTGTATTATCTTGGTCAAATGTTGAGTGAGGGGTTACTAGCCGTTGGTGATGTTGACCCCTTAGGCAGACACTTAACTATAGGTAAAAAACGCGAAGCTTTAGTGCAGATTGTCTTGTTAGCAGAAGATGAAGACTTACAAGCACAACTAGCAGTTCACGGTATTGAAACGCAAACACCAAAGCAAGTAGCACCAATTCAAGTTAGACAAGCTAGTGAACTATCAACTATTTATACCCAAATTGGGCGTAACGATAAACTTGGTTTAACAGGTCGTCCAGTGCGGCGGCTGAGAAGTTTGACTACATCAAGAGTTTTTCGTCTCCGGGGTGAGACAATTGTTTTTTTACCTTCATTTTTAGATTCTCAGCAGTTTTACTTAACCCTTGATTACCATTTTTTGGTAGACCAGATAAGAAGTGAACTTGCATACATCCAAAAGTATTGGAGCGATTTAGGTCGTCCCATATTAACTTTAATGTTGACTCACACCATGCTGGAAACTGGTTCTCAAGCATTACTAGAACTCATGCAGGAATTGAAAGATGGTGTATGTAATGGTGTGGCAGTAAAATTAGGGCGACTGAATCAATTGATGCTGACAGGGGCAATCCAAAGAATTGATTTCCTGCAAGATGTGGAATTTTACCAGTCAGCAGTGCAAGATGCTGGCAAACGTTGTTATTACTTGGCTTATCATCCTGGGAAAAACTGGCGTTTGGGACATAGCCAAGAATTTCAGGTGGAATACGAAACTAACTTGGATTTTCTGCTGTCATCCTTGCGTGCATCAGAAAATTTATATGAGCAAATTGAATTATTGCAGACTTTGACTCGATTGCAGGGGTTGGAGTTTGATACAGGGTTTGGGACAAATCAACGAGTTACTGTAGCCGATTTACTGGATGAAGTTTACACCAAAGCTGGGGAGTTGGGTTTTTGGGCAGTGGTGCGGCGGGCGGCTGGTTTGCGGCAAATGGTGGATATTGGACTAACGGATGCAGTGACAAGTATTTTGATTAGAGGTAAGCAAATAGCTGTAGGTAGGGCTTACAGTGAAGCGTCATTGATTTCCGTACCGATGCCTCACAATGAAATTGCTGATAAAATCAATCACTTCTGTCGTGAGGATATCCGCGATCGCGTGCTGACGCAAGAAGTCCTGATCTATCTGGGTATCCTCATCAGATCACAAACCGAATCATTTCAAGGACTACTCACCCTGAGAGTTGGGTATCTCATCCTCTTAATTACCAGCGAACTCGCCCAAGAGTTAAAAGTTACCCAAGATGAAGCCTACGAACGCTTGATGGAACTGCCACCATTTGAAGTTAAGACACGATTACAGCAGGTATTAACAGCTTATCCAGGGATGAGTCAACTATTGCGCCAGCAGGAATCATTGCACGTCAAGCAAAAGGTAACTGATATTGACTGGGTGATCTTACCTGCTATTAGCGAAGAAATGGAAGTTCCTATCGGTGGTTGGCGACGCTTCCGCCAAGCCGAGGGTGCATTAAACCGCGTCCCGAAAAATTTCTTTCAGCAAGTTTGGCTAATCATGCAGCATTGCAAAGGGTTGGTCATTGGCGATAAATTAGAGCGACGCAATCGTTTAGATAGTGATGTAATTCTGTCAGAAATGACTGCCGGTGAAAAGAATTTTGCCCTACGCATCGAGCATTTGCTAAATAAAATCGAAGCGCCAGAATATCGCCAAGTTAATATTGAAGCATTAATGGAACTAGCTGCGATCGCCTCTAGAAACCCCAACCTACAAATCGAAGAATACATAGTACTAGATGTACTCATTGGCCACGCCGTACGCTTGGCTTGGTTAGAACAACATCCAGAACGCGGCGATCGCTATGATGAGGATAAGGCTTCAGCGTGGCGATCGTTTTACAATACTTCCCCTAAAGAATGCGCTACCTATATCCTCGAAGCCTTCAAGTTCTTGACTGAGTTTGTGAAATAA
- a CDS encoding hydroxysqualene dehydroxylase, with amino-acid sequence MTEGSQQKRVIVVGAGWAGLGATYQLAKQGYDVTLLEAGPYPGGLVAGWQTTEGKSVEAGIHGFWYPYRNIFALINELNIHPFTTWTRSAQYSPAGLEVESPIFQDLPRLPTPLGTFVYTQFQRLPLIDRLSALPLLYAVVDFDNSDAAWRRYDSVTARELFKDFGVSARLYKEAFEPMLLVGLFAPGEQCSAAATLGMLYFFILAHQADFDVVWCRGTVGEKIFRPWVERIEKAGAKVLPKHRVTDLIIDSNNQATGVVCGNEVFEADAVIFAVGITGMKKIVSSSPSLQSRAEFRNLNNLGAIDVLATRLWFDRKIDIPRPSNACFGFDNTTGWTFFDLNALHDEYKNEAGTVIEADFYHANQFLNWSDEEIVATVQSYLTTCVPGFGEAKVIDSSVIRLPQAVTHFAPGSYPYMLPAKTSFDNVFMSGDWIVNRHGSWSQEKAYVTGLEAANLVMSHLGEGTPVEILPVEADEAHIQVARSLNQTVRKVGQSILPNFWLP; translated from the coding sequence ATGACAGAAGGGTCACAACAAAAACGCGTGATAGTTGTAGGTGCTGGTTGGGCTGGCTTAGGTGCTACCTACCAACTAGCAAAACAGGGTTATGATGTAACACTTCTGGAAGCAGGCCCCTACCCTGGTGGACTGGTGGCTGGTTGGCAAACCACAGAGGGTAAATCTGTAGAAGCTGGGATTCATGGCTTCTGGTATCCTTACAGAAATATATTTGCTCTCATTAATGAATTAAACATTCATCCCTTCACTACCTGGACTCGTTCCGCCCAATATTCCCCTGCGGGTTTGGAGGTAGAATCACCAATTTTTCAAGATTTGCCCAGACTCCCCACACCTTTAGGTACTTTTGTTTATACTCAATTTCAACGTCTGCCCTTAATTGACCGCCTCAGCGCCTTACCTTTACTGTATGCAGTGGTTGACTTTGATAATTCTGATGCGGCTTGGCGACGTTATGACAGCGTAACCGCAAGGGAATTATTCAAAGATTTTGGGGTTTCGGCAAGACTGTACAAAGAAGCTTTTGAGCCAATGTTATTGGTGGGTTTATTTGCCCCTGGGGAACAATGTTCAGCCGCCGCTACATTGGGGATGCTTTACTTTTTCATTTTGGCTCACCAAGCTGATTTTGATGTAGTTTGGTGTCGGGGAACTGTGGGGGAAAAAATATTTCGTCCTTGGGTGGAACGTATAGAAAAAGCTGGGGCAAAGGTGCTACCCAAACATCGAGTTACCGATTTAATTATTGATAGTAATAATCAAGCAACAGGCGTAGTTTGTGGAAATGAAGTATTTGAGGCTGATGCGGTGATTTTTGCCGTTGGTATTACTGGGATGAAAAAAATCGTTTCTAGTAGCCCTAGTTTACAAAGTCGAGCCGAATTTCGTAATTTAAACAATTTAGGGGCAATCGATGTTTTAGCAACCAGACTTTGGTTTGACCGCAAAATTGATATTCCCCGCCCCTCTAATGCTTGTTTTGGTTTCGATAATACTACAGGTTGGACATTCTTTGATTTGAATGCCTTACATGATGAATATAAAAATGAGGCAGGAACGGTAATTGAAGCTGATTTTTATCATGCTAATCAGTTTCTCAATTGGAGTGATGAGGAAATTGTTGCCACAGTTCAAAGTTATTTAACAACCTGTGTCCCAGGATTTGGAGAAGCAAAAGTAATTGATAGCAGTGTAATTCGCCTACCCCAGGCAGTGACTCACTTTGCCCCTGGTAGCTATCCCTATATGTTACCTGCCAAGACTAGTTTCGATAATGTCTTTATGAGTGGTGATTGGATTGTCAATCGCCACGGTTCTTGGTCACAAGAAAAAGCTTATGTTACAGGTTTGGAAGCGGCTAATTTAGTAATGTCACATTTGGGAGAAGGTACACCTGTTGAGATTTTACCAGTAGAAGCAGATGAAGCCCATATTCAAGTGGCGCGATCGCTCAACCAAACCGTACGTAAAGTAGGTCAATCCATCCTGCCTAACTTTTGGTTGCCCTAG
- a CDS encoding dynamin-like GTPase family protein, translated as MSGMPLQCHNLKEQVESILQLLQQELSLRSQDITSVQTSLGKAISPKFEIVFAGAFSAGKSMLINALLERELLYSAEGHATGTECKIEYAELEKERVVLTFLSEVEIREQANSLCQQLGFTTAVNINQAEVVSLLHQGCEAIIQQEGGESKSERAKQAKALIFLLQGYEANRQHIHTINNATYSMEHFNFSNLKEAAGYARRGSNSAVLKQIEYFCNHPLLQDGNVIIDTPGIDAPVEKDAQLTYAKIQHPDTSAVVCVLKPACAGDMTKEETELLEKMRQNGGIRDRVFYVFNRIDETWYNNQLRQRLDDLINAQFRDTSRVYKTSGLLGFYGSQIKQTSTQDRFGLDSIFGESAKGVNGNEETPQFVYAFNNYCVSSGKLASSNFRISLNGFETPNQNYIRILAEQGTPLINQLIQDSGIEEFRTAITRYLTEEKRPQLFKNLADDLEDICINLKKHYQTVHRDLDSQPREIEMMKAQELQYLNQQLQQVGKDYNLHITEEVNHVINHACDRFETDFRQLQSRLIRRLDELLDTFSVADAYRRATLSHPRNATAPLLAILVEAFYYLANQLEDILVDSSQELMTNLFQRLMEKIRKSEYYRQLYRLLGNDAGIEQELKALEKRVTQSLVDAASVECDRFVRESPKFYDENTFSIYQFRQTLLQTSQSYDSESMVEAEPAIRQLLKLDFEPKVSHTIRKTFRQTINQILKTQLLPMAEQQGDGILQQYPQARVYLEERLQQEAEEKINNNNRLLGVVEGKVDVYNTAVANINNCLQAMQLYDHLLPLINLGELTVVDQIAATNGVVVSDGLLDGVSQV; from the coding sequence ATGTCGGGTATGCCTTTACAGTGTCATAATTTAAAAGAGCAAGTTGAGTCTATATTACAACTTTTACAGCAGGAATTATCTTTGCGATCGCAAGATATCACGTCTGTCCAAACTTCTCTAGGTAAAGCGATTTCTCCCAAGTTTGAAATTGTGTTTGCTGGTGCATTTAGTGCAGGTAAATCTATGCTTATTAATGCACTATTAGAACGGGAATTGTTATACAGTGCAGAAGGACACGCTACAGGTACAGAGTGCAAAATTGAGTATGCAGAATTAGAGAAAGAACGGGTAGTTTTAACTTTTTTAAGTGAGGTAGAAATTCGGGAACAAGCAAACTCTCTGTGTCAACAGTTGGGATTTACGACAGCAGTTAATATTAATCAAGCTGAAGTGGTTAGCTTATTACATCAAGGGTGTGAAGCAATTATTCAGCAGGAGGGTGGAGAGAGTAAATCAGAACGTGCCAAACAAGCTAAAGCATTAATATTTTTACTACAAGGATATGAGGCGAATCGTCAACATATTCATACAATAAATAATGCTACATATTCGATGGAGCATTTTAACTTTTCTAATCTGAAAGAAGCGGCTGGATATGCTCGTCGTGGTAGTAATAGCGCCGTATTAAAACAGATTGAATATTTTTGCAACCATCCGCTTTTGCAAGATGGAAACGTAATTATTGACACCCCAGGAATTGATGCACCAGTGGAAAAAGATGCACAACTAACCTACGCCAAGATACAACATCCTGATACTTCGGCGGTGGTGTGTGTGCTGAAACCTGCTTGTGCTGGTGATATGACGAAAGAGGAAACAGAACTTTTAGAAAAGATGCGGCAAAATGGGGGAATACGCGATCGCGTGTTTTATGTCTTCAACCGCATCGACGAAACTTGGTATAATAATCAATTAAGGCAACGTTTGGATGATTTAATCAACGCGCAATTCCGGGATACAAGCAGGGTTTATAAAACCAGTGGGTTACTCGGTTTTTATGGGAGTCAGATTAAACAAACAAGTACTCAAGATAGATTTGGTTTAGATTCTATTTTTGGAGAAAGTGCCAAAGGTGTAAATGGTAATGAGGAAACGCCACAGTTTGTTTACGCCTTTAATAACTATTGTGTCAGTTCTGGTAAATTAGCTTCTAGTAATTTTCGGATTTCTCTCAATGGTTTTGAAACACCTAATCAAAACTATATACGGATTTTAGCTGAACAGGGAACACCGTTAATTAATCAATTAATTCAAGATAGTGGGATTGAAGAATTTCGCACAGCTATCACACGTTATCTAACTGAAGAAAAGCGTCCCCAGCTTTTTAAAAATCTCGCCGATGATTTAGAAGATATTTGTATTAATCTGAAAAAACATTATCAGACTGTGCATCGTGACTTAGATAGTCAGCCCCGTGAAATTGAGATGATGAAGGCGCAGGAATTACAATATCTCAATCAGCAATTGCAACAAGTTGGTAAAGATTACAACCTACACATCACAGAGGAGGTTAATCATGTAATTAATCATGCTTGTGACAGATTTGAGACAGATTTTCGCCAATTGCAATCACGGTTGATTCGTCGTTTAGATGAATTATTGGATACGTTTTCTGTAGCTGATGCTTATCGTCGTGCGACTCTGAGTCATCCACGTAATGCTACTGCGCCATTACTCGCAATTTTAGTAGAGGCGTTTTATTATTTGGCGAACCAATTAGAAGATATATTAGTAGATTCATCTCAGGAACTAATGACTAATCTTTTCCAAAGGTTGATGGAGAAGATTCGTAAATCAGAATATTATCGCCAGTTGTATCGTTTGCTGGGTAACGATGCAGGAATTGAACAAGAACTCAAAGCTTTAGAAAAACGTGTGACTCAATCTCTAGTAGATGCAGCTAGTGTAGAATGCGATCGCTTTGTTAGAGAAAGTCCAAAATTTTATGATGAAAATACTTTTTCTATATATCAATTCCGCCAAACTTTGCTGCAAACTTCACAAAGTTACGATAGCGAAAGTATGGTAGAAGCAGAGCCAGCAATTAGACAATTATTAAAGTTGGATTTTGAGCCAAAGGTTTCTCATACTATTCGTAAAACCTTCCGTCAGACTATTAACCAAATTCTCAAAACTCAATTGTTACCAATGGCGGAACAGCAAGGAGATGGGATTTTACAACAGTACCCACAAGCAAGAGTTTATTTAGAAGAAAGACTCCAACAAGAAGCAGAGGAAAAGATTAATAATAATAACCGCTTACTTGGTGTCGTGGAAGGAAAAGTAGATGTGTATAACACTGCGGTTGCTAATATCAATAATTGTTTACAAGCGATGCAATTATATGACCATTTATTACCTTTAATTAACCTGGGCGAGTTAACAGTTGTTGATCAGATTGCAGCTACTAATGGTGTGGTTGTCTCTGACGGGTTATTGGATGGAGTGTCGCAGGTTTAG
- a CDS encoding exopolysaccharide biosynthesis protein, which translates to MARLSNELQRHFFEEERPEKVTLADILLLAGERIFGFLLVILSLPSALPVPAPGYSTPFGVLIFLLAIQLIAGAKSPWLPQKMMNHPIELQTVQKFLKAGIPWLKRIEAIARPRLSYICTTLAGRVTIGIAIALMAISMMIPIPGTNTLPAMGIFVTGFGLLEDDGAISLGGLVLCIMGAILTTSILMALAWGGSSLLDIIKTWLGR; encoded by the coding sequence ATGGCTAGGCTATCTAACGAATTACAACGCCACTTTTTTGAAGAAGAAAGACCAGAAAAAGTAACTTTAGCAGATATTCTGCTGCTGGCTGGAGAAAGGATTTTTGGCTTTTTGCTGGTAATCTTGTCTCTACCATCAGCTTTACCTGTTCCTGCACCTGGTTATTCAACACCATTTGGTGTCCTAATTTTTCTATTAGCCATTCAGCTCATCGCTGGTGCCAAAAGCCCTTGGTTACCACAAAAAATGATGAATCACCCAATTGAACTGCAAACAGTCCAGAAGTTCTTGAAGGCGGGAATTCCTTGGTTAAAAAGAATTGAAGCGATCGCTCGTCCCCGTTTATCTTATATCTGTACTACTCTAGCAGGTAGAGTAACAATTGGGATTGCGATCGCCTTAATGGCAATTTCTATGATGATTCCCATCCCTGGAACTAACACTTTGCCAGCAATGGGTATTTTCGTGACTGGTTTTGGTTTATTAGAAGATGATGGTGCAATTAGTTTAGGTGGCTTAGTTCTCTGTATAATGGGCGCGATTTTAACTACTTCCATTCTCATGGCCTTAGCTTGGGGCGGTTCCAGTCTTTTAGATATCATCAAGACTTGGTTAGGAAGATGA